One Thermoplasma volcanium GSS1 genomic window carries:
- the purH gene encoding bifunctional phosphoribosylaminoimidazolecarboxamide formyltransferase/IMP cyclohydrolase: protein MNFLISVYNKEGLTDFLARVKANIDYIYATGGTAKFLEKNGYTVRDTSEITGFSDLLGGRVKTLHPKIYAALLYREKNEASDLHFDVLVSNLYPFTGNTGNENEMIENIDIGGVSLTRAAAKNYKNVLVLSSPDDYTEAAEIISSGKNDAEYRKRMALKAFARMAEYDAIIYNGLSDLFKIEKENFFVVGKKGERLRYGENPDQEGFLYSDGSAYGVANAEKLNGKELSYNNILDADSAFDTALEFDEPTVVVMKHNTPSGVSSHNDIVNAFKRAWDADSESAYGSVIAVNRKVPLDLAKEMRHLFIEVLIAPEYDEYALSELRKKKNLRILRIPWIRDQSMRYRSISNGLLVQTPMASSFKELKLVTEKGADSKTIDDLLFAWKVVAHSRSNAIVFAKDKTTTGIGAGQTSRVESVRIAMERSGSRADGSVMASDAFFPFPDSIDVAAKAGIKAIIQPGGSIRDEEVIKKCNEYGIPMYFTGKRVFLH, encoded by the coding sequence ATGAACTTCCTTATTAGTGTGTATAACAAAGAGGGGCTTACTGATTTTCTGGCGAGGGTGAAGGCAAATATCGATTATATATATGCTACAGGAGGAACAGCTAAATTTCTTGAAAAGAATGGATACACCGTCAGAGATACGTCCGAAATAACAGGATTTAGTGATCTACTTGGCGGCCGTGTTAAAACTTTGCATCCTAAAATATATGCTGCACTGCTCTACAGGGAAAAGAACGAAGCATCAGACTTACATTTCGATGTTTTAGTGTCAAATTTATATCCATTCACCGGAAACACAGGAAATGAAAATGAGATGATCGAGAATATAGATATAGGCGGTGTTTCTCTAACCAGAGCAGCAGCCAAGAATTACAAGAATGTACTTGTGCTGTCATCTCCAGATGATTACACGGAAGCAGCGGAAATTATCTCTTCTGGGAAGAACGATGCCGAGTACAGGAAACGAATGGCACTTAAGGCATTTGCAAGAATGGCTGAATACGATGCCATAATTTATAATGGCCTTTCAGATCTTTTCAAAATCGAGAAGGAAAACTTTTTTGTTGTCGGAAAGAAAGGTGAAAGGTTAAGGTACGGTGAAAACCCTGACCAGGAAGGCTTCCTCTATTCTGATGGGAGTGCATATGGCGTTGCAAACGCTGAAAAATTAAATGGGAAGGAGTTATCTTATAACAATATACTCGATGCCGACAGTGCTTTTGATACTGCGCTTGAATTCGATGAGCCTACAGTCGTTGTAATGAAGCATAACACACCATCCGGAGTTTCTTCGCATAACGATATCGTAAATGCGTTTAAGAGAGCATGGGATGCCGATTCAGAATCGGCCTACGGATCAGTAATAGCTGTGAACAGAAAAGTCCCATTAGATCTAGCAAAGGAAATGCGACACCTATTCATTGAAGTCCTAATTGCCCCAGAATACGATGAATATGCCCTTTCAGAGTTAAGAAAGAAGAAAAATCTACGCATATTGAGGATTCCTTGGATCAGAGATCAATCCATGAGATACAGATCAATATCAAACGGATTGCTTGTCCAGACTCCAATGGCATCTTCCTTTAAGGAATTGAAACTTGTAACAGAGAAGGGAGCTGATTCAAAGACGATTGATGACCTTTTATTTGCGTGGAAAGTTGTTGCACATTCAAGGAGTAACGCCATAGTTTTCGCCAAAGACAAAACAACAACTGGTATAGGCGCTGGCCAGACATCTAGGGTAGAATCTGTGAGGATAGCTATGGAACGTTCCGGTTCAAGGGCCGATGGTTCTGTAATGGCTTCAGATGCATTTTTCCCGTTCCCTGACAGCATAGATGTAGCGGCAAAAGCTGGAATAAAAGCAATAATACAGCCGGGTGGGTCCATAAGAGACGAAGAGGTAATAAAAAAATGCAATGAATATGGAATACCCATGTACTTTACAGGCAAGAGGGTATTCCTTCATTGA